Part of the Candidatus Melainabacteria bacterium genome, CCCAGCAACATACGCTGGTGATTGATGTGCTGAAATTTCAGCGCGTGCAGGATTCACCAGAGCGACTGTGTTGGATAGCACAGAGGCCAGTGCAAAACCAATTAGCACAATCCCAGAACGCTTCATCGTAGACATCCCAAATCCTCCAGACGACTTTGAACCATTCAACGTTTAGCACAACTCTTCAATCTTTGTGTCAAATACCAGCAGTCTATTTTTGGCTGGAACTACACTACAGGAGAAAGAAACACAATAATACAACGATGTCTTAAACAAATATCCAATTCAACGACCAAAGGAAACAAAGAGGGAATTGAAATCATAGAGGACATTGAAACGATAATGCCTGGTCTTTAAGACCAGGCACTCCGTCGCTCTTATGCTTCGCGCTTCTCAAACCTTTTGCACCAGATCAGTAATCGTCTTCGTTAGCTGCTCAGTTTCTTGCTTGCTCTGGGTTTTTGCCACGACCTGAGCTTGCTTGTAGTCAGCATTGGCGTCATCCATATTGCCGAGTGCTTCATAAGTTCGACCTCGTGAGTTGTATAACTCAGGATCACTCGGGTCGATAGCCAGAGCTCGCGTGAAATCTTCCTGCGCCAGCTTATAGGAAGCCGTTTGCATGTAATAATTGCCACGTTGTTTATAAGCGTCCGCAAGTAATGGCGCCACTTCAATCGCCTTGTTGTAATCTGCCAGCGCTGCTTCTTTGGAGCCCATCTCAGCTTCTACAGATGCCTTTGCTATGAGCGTGGCAGCGCTAGCACTGTTTATGCTCAGTGCCGCATCGAAATCTTTGAGCGCGGTCTCAAAGTCCTTTTGATAAGCAGCATAGCGACCATTCTCTTGATACTGCTTTCCGAGTGAAAAATTGACAAAGTCGCATCCAACTTGATCGCCGTCGGCGAGAAGCAAGGACTTCGCTTCACTGAGATCATTTATTGCATCGGCACGTCGTCCGACTTCCCCGTTGCAGATACCGCGCTCATAATACGCGAGCGCATTGCGAGGGTCACTCTCGATAACTTTAGTAGCTTCCGAAATGCCTGATGCGAAGTCCCTCGTATACATAAGGATTCCAATCAGTGCAAGACGCGCAGATGTAAGATTAGAATCGATAGTGAGAGCCTTGTTTAAGTCAATACGCGCTTCCGAATAATCTGATGTTGCCAGACGCACTCTTCCACGCCCGTAATAAGCCATGGCATTTTTGGAATTCACCTGGAGCGCTTTGTCATACTCGTCGAGCGCACCAGTGAAGTCGCCATCACTTAGTTTCATGTCCCCGCTCTTTCTGTATGTTTCATCAAGCGTTTCAGTTTTGGATAATTCTTTCTTCTGTGGTTGTTTATATAGTTGATTCGACTCAGCAGCAGGAATCCGCTGCACGGGGCTGCTCCACATATCGCTATTAGCAGGTACGTCGCCGCTTTCCGACGGGAGTGCGCTCGATGATAACGCGGTAGAAATCCCAATCGTTATCGCCAAAATCAAACCGTTGATGCGTTTCAAATTAGTTCTGTTCATAAAGCTTCCTCAATTTAACGGGTTATAACTAGACCTTGATGGCTTACACATCTATCATCGCAAGCACCGTATTCAGTGCACATGATGTAAACACCAAAGAACATTGATAATAAAGTCACCATCCACATAACCACATCACAAGACTTTTCCAACGAAAAGCCGGCGATGCACTGAGCACCGCCGGCAATTCGCCTATCTCACCCGTCATTGAATCCGCGAAAGATCAGCTAACACCTGCGCACGACCTGGAGCCTCAGAGACAAACAACTTCGTCGCTTGTGAGAACAGATCACGAGCCATGTCTTTCTGATTGTTGGCTATCATGTGATTACCAATCTGATCGAGTACGACCCAGGCTACGGAGTTATTAGCATCGTAATCCAGTGCATTTAATGCATAGCCTGCCGCAACGAAGGTATTACCGGTTTTATCCGTCGCATTTGCAAGATTCGCCCAGGTTGTAGCGTCTCCATTATTGAGCTTGAGTGAAGCATTGAAGTTGTTGATTGCGGTATCGTACTCACCTAATCCATAATTAGCGCAACCCAACCAGTTGTAGCTGGAAGCCGAGGCATTCATTCCGACAAGCTTGGTGAAAGTATCCTTCGCTGCGGAATAATTCTTAGATTCGAATTGGCTCCGGCCAAGCATGAGAACGTGGTCAGCGTTGTTCGGTTCCAATTTAACTAGCTTTTGATATTCGGCGACTGCGTCCGTGTACTTACCTGCATTGAACAGGGCAGCGCCAAGCGCATCAACAACACTTACATCATCATATCCATGAGCAATTGCCTTGCGATACATATCAGCTGCTTCTGAATACTTCTTAAGGGCCGACGAACTCAAGTAATCAGCCAGATCATCGGCGCGGAAACCACTGTCAGGTTGCAATGCTAGAGACTTTCTCAAAGCAGCTTCAGCATCGCCAGTCTTGCTTTCATCCTTCATTAGGTTGGCTAATTCCCAATAATTACTAGCATCATCCGGTGAAATTTTGATTGCCTTGCGAATCAGTTCTTCGGCTTTATCATTATCTTTCGCATAAACACGATAAAAGAGGGCTGCATTCGCATCTACG contains:
- a CDS encoding tetratricopeptide repeat protein, whose product is MNRTNLKRINGLILAITIGISTALSSSALPSESGDVPANSDMWSSPVQRIPAAESNQLYKQPQKKELSKTETLDETYRKSGDMKLSDGDFTGALDEYDKALQVNSKNAMAYYGRGRVRLATSDYSEARIDLNKALTIDSNLTSARLALIGILMYTRDFASGISEATKVIESDPRNALAYYERGICNGEVGRRADAINDLSEAKSLLLADGDQVGCDFVNFSLGKQYQENGRYAAYQKDFETALKDFDAALSINSASAATLIAKASVEAEMGSKEAALADYNKAIEVAPLLADAYKQRGNYYMQTASYKLAQEDFTRALAIDPSDPELYNSRGRTYEALGNMDDANADYKQAQVVAKTQSKQETEQLTKTITDLVQKV